TGTTACAAGCGGATAGTTTTGAAGCCTCATATGGTGGTGCCGAAGCGAATGTCGCTGTTTCATTGGCACTTTTAGGGGATCAGGTCGCTTATTTAACGAAGCTACCGGAGAATCTATTGGGACAAAAGGGGCTGCAAACTTTACGGGGATACGGTGTTGATACGACTAAGATTCAATACGGTGATGGCCGCTTAGGCTTATATTTCTTTGAAAAAGGTGCCAGTGTCCGTTCAACCAATGTTGTTTATGATCGGGCCCATAGTAGTTTTGCAACAATGGCCGCTAGTGAATTTGATTGGGCAACGATTTTTGAAGACATTGATTATTTCTATTTCTCAGGCATTACACCCGCTATTTCGGCCGAATTAGCACAAGCAGCTGAAGCGGCTTGCCAATATTGTCAAGCACACAATATTCCTGTGGTCTGTGACTTAAACTACCGCGGTAAGTTATGGTCACCAGAACAGGCACAAGCAACAATTAAACGCTTAATGCCATATGTTACGATTTGTATTGCTCATGATGAGGATTTTGAAGCGACATTGGGGATTCAAGCCTTTGATGGCGATGAAAGCCACGGGATTGCG
This DNA window, taken from Latilactobacillus sakei, encodes the following:
- a CDS encoding sugar kinase; this translates as MKVLTFGEMLMRLKTPGNQRLLQADSFEASYGGAEANVAVSLALLGDQVAYLTKLPENLLGQKGLQTLRGYGVDTTKIQYGDGRLGLYFFEKGASVRSTNVVYDRAHSSFATMAASEFDWATIFEDIDYFYFSGITPAISAELAQAAEAACQYCQAHNIPVVCDLNYRGKLWSPEQAQATIKRLMPYVTICIAHDEDFEATLGIQAFDGDESHGIAQKESFKAAMQQVRQSFPNCQMVASILRNIRSVEDSEWLALLLKDDQFYETGTYQMHVMEGVAAGDAFGAGLMHGLLNNFTPDKMLQFGLAASVAKLTIAGDFNLMSAAEIEAIAQSGGGARLSR